In Acidobacteriota bacterium, the following are encoded in one genomic region:
- a CDS encoding glycosyltransferase family 87 protein, which produces MSVKLIKISCCFLIAGFLIALGLVFIKNLIDFPVYYAAGQSLLSGRTDLYAPDFALGRVMDYRYPPFFLLLFLPLWLLPYKVAAYFWYLFSIFQIIGCLIIFGRILNQQKISKWVWAVLFLSTGQYFIQVLHYGNAHLLITFLTFLSLYFVFTKKEIWAALCLATAITIKLTPIFLFAYFFFKKRWHPLLYTGIFLITLNLLPALYFGFSRNNELFRQWFSHVAVNQEFHEANGPINLSLKGQLRRYFSDIDYGRRVDGDTRYPAVNLLSISPSTLDKYWMGISLFLIILAGYLFQKRMPDSIQQEGINLKGNLYLLETGIFISLLLLIGPLTSKIYFIALLLPVFALAAAQFAEQSKSVVTRNILIIISLLNFVLPLLPGRSLQRWLLVIGVDFYINMLVLMGLLYTLWLPAKLVPQRYDELPPPILKETKKS; this is translated from the coding sequence ATGTCGGTTAAACTCATTAAAATCTCTTGCTGTTTCCTTATCGCAGGATTTTTGATCGCCCTTGGTTTGGTGTTCATAAAAAATTTAATTGATTTTCCAGTTTATTATGCCGCAGGCCAATCCCTGCTGTCAGGAAGAACCGATTTATATGCTCCCGATTTTGCCCTCGGTCGGGTAATGGATTATCGATATCCACCGTTTTTTCTGCTCTTATTTCTCCCTCTCTGGCTGCTTCCTTATAAAGTTGCCGCCTATTTCTGGTATTTGTTTTCAATTTTTCAAATTATCGGCTGCCTGATTATTTTTGGTCGAATTTTAAACCAACAAAAAATTTCAAAATGGGTTTGGGCGGTTTTATTTCTTTCAACCGGACAATATTTTATTCAGGTTCTACATTATGGGAATGCCCATTTACTGATTACTTTTCTAACATTTCTTTCTCTGTATTTTGTCTTCACCAAAAAAGAGATTTGGGCTGCACTTTGTTTGGCAACAGCGATTACCATCAAACTCACGCCGATTTTTCTATTCGCTTACTTTTTTTTTAAAAAGCGATGGCATCCCCTCTTATACACAGGAATTTTTTTAATAACCCTCAATCTTTTACCTGCGCTTTATTTCGGGTTTTCAAGAAACAACGAACTCTTCCGTCAGTGGTTCTCTCATGTTGCGGTTAATCAGGAATTTCATGAAGCGAACGGCCCGATTAATCTTTCCTTAAAAGGGCAACTTCGACGATATTTTTCCGATATTGATTACGGACGGCGAGTTGATGGGGATACGCGATATCCGGCGGTTAATTTGCTATCAATTTCACCTTCAACTTTAGATAAATATTGGATGGGAATCTCTTTGTTTTTAATCATACTGGCTGGTTATTTATTTCAAAAGCGAATGCCTGATTCCATTCAGCAGGAGGGGATAAATTTAAAAGGCAATTTATATCTGCTCGAGACGGGTATTTTTATTAGCTTGCTGTTATTGATTGGGCCTTTGACTTCTAAAATTTACTTTATTGCCTTGCTTTTACCCGTTTTCGCGCTCGCAGCCGCTCAATTCGCTGAACAATCAAAATCTGTAGTAACTAGAAATATTTTGATAATTATTTCCCTTTTGAATTTTGTGTTACCGCTGCTGCCTGGACGTTCGCTTCAGCGTTGGTTGCTGGTAATTGGGGTGGATTTTTATATAAATATGCTGGTATTGATGGGGCTACTTTATACGCTTTGGCTTCCTGCGAAACTTGTTCCTCAACGTTATGACGAATTGCCACCCCCAATCCTAAAAGAAACCAAAAAGTCATAA
- a CDS encoding HAD family phosphatase produces the protein MLKAIIFDCDGIIANTEPLHFAALTRTLAEEGIEITESEYYDEYLAFDDKGCFKMAFNKSNRPLTEEKIKQLISRKAAYFEPNLKKNLQLFPGVLSFIHLTSSKYPLAIASGARRDEILAILNFANLTEFFNGIVSTEDVVKGKPDPESFLKALSILQSQGNSSLNSENCLVIEDSIKGIKAARAAGMLCVAVTNSYKRDELSHADLIVDSLADLTLSEVESLFLKS, from the coding sequence ATGTTAAAAGCGATTATTTTTGATTGTGATGGCATCATTGCCAATACCGAACCTTTACATTTTGCGGCACTGACTCGAACGCTGGCTGAAGAAGGTATCGAAATCACCGAAAGCGAATATTATGATGAGTACCTGGCTTTCGATGATAAGGGATGTTTTAAAATGGCATTCAATAAATCCAACCGCCCGCTGACGGAAGAGAAAATCAAGCAATTAATTTCTAGAAAAGCTGCTTATTTTGAACCTAATTTAAAAAAAAATCTCCAACTATTTCCCGGAGTTTTATCCTTTATTCATCTGACATCATCAAAATACCCCCTTGCTATTGCCTCAGGAGCGCGACGCGATGAAATCCTGGCAATATTAAACTTCGCAAATTTAACCGAATTTTTTAATGGTATCGTGAGCACTGAAGATGTAGTCAAAGGAAAACCCGACCCCGAATCCTTTCTTAAAGCCCTATCAATACTACAATCTCAGGGAAATTCTTCATTGAATTCGGAAAATTGTCTGGTTATCGAGGATTCAATAAAAGGTATAAAGGCTGCGCGCGCCGCGGGAATGCTTTGCGTTGCGGTTACCAATTCATATAAACGAGACGAGCTTTCACACGCTGATTTAATTGTTGATAGCTTAGCTGACTTAACCTTGAGTGAGGTGGAATCCTTATTTTTAAAAAGCTAA
- the trpS gene encoding tryptophan--tRNA ligase: protein MTSLEKKKRIVSGMRPTGNLHLGNYEGALKNWIRLQDSGEYECFFFIADLHALTSDYADTSAIRQNTLDMVSDWLASGLDPEKSTIFVQSAVQEHSELHLILSAVTPLGWLERVPTYKEQRENVTNKDLNNYAFLGYPVLQAADIILYKADYVPVGKDQASHIELTREIVRRFNNFFGDVFPEPQALHTEVHTLPGTDGRKMSKSYGNAIYLIDTVETIREKTRQMITDRTRIKRTDPGHPENCDVCQLHRYFVTTEIADRFDDDCRNARIGCVDRKRALADSIIEKYGTIADKSRRLRDNPEEVIQLIQTGCERARKVAEQTMSDVRKAIKMEWR, encoded by the coding sequence ATGACATCTTTAGAAAAGAAAAAAAGAATCGTTAGCGGAATGCGCCCGACCGGCAATCTCCATTTAGGCAATTATGAAGGCGCTTTGAAAAATTGGATTCGGTTGCAGGATTCCGGCGAATATGAATGCTTCTTCTTTATCGCCGATTTGCACGCTCTCACTTCCGATTATGCCGATACCAGCGCCATCCGCCAAAACACCCTTGATATGGTAAGCGATTGGCTTGCTTCAGGACTCGACCCGGAAAAATCGACGATATTCGTACAATCTGCGGTTCAGGAACATTCCGAACTCCACCTGATTCTTTCAGCCGTCACACCGCTTGGATGGTTGGAACGTGTGCCAACTTATAAAGAACAACGCGAAAACGTCACCAACAAAGACCTCAACAATTATGCATTTCTGGGGTATCCGGTTTTGCAGGCTGCCGATATTATTTTGTATAAAGCCGATTATGTTCCGGTCGGCAAAGACCAGGCATCGCATATCGAACTCACACGCGAAATCGTTCGCCGCTTCAATAATTTTTTTGGCGATGTATTTCCCGAACCGCAGGCATTGCATACCGAGGTTCACACGCTACCGGGAACCGATGGACGCAAAATGTCGAAAAGTTACGGCAATGCAATTTATTTAATCGACACCGTTGAAACGATTCGTGAAAAAACCCGCCAGATGATAACGGATCGCACGCGCATCAAACGTACAGACCCGGGACACCCTGAAAACTGCGACGTCTGTCAACTGCATCGTTACTTTGTAACGACGGAAATTGCCGACCGCTTCGATGATGATTGCCGCAATGCGCGAATCGGCTGCGTTGACCGAAAACGCGCTTTGGCTGATTCCATCATTGAAAAATATGGAACGATTGCCGATAAGAGCAGGCGATTGCGCGACAACCCGGAGGAGGTCATTCAACTCATTCAAACCGGCTGCGAACGCGCTCGCAAAGTTGCCGAACAAACCATGTCTGATGTTAGAAAAGCGATAAAAATGGAATGGCGGTAA
- a CDS encoding site-2 protease family protein: protein MENLFSIPPGEILLWFVVFLFSLSFHESAHAWTSYKFGDDTGRLQGRITMNPIAHIDPIGTILLPLMGFLSGGIAMFGWAKPVQTNPLLWREKTKANICVSGAGPISNFILVIISFITIKVLLIAGLLQRGYKAPFTFVTPVSTDSTLLYPVATILCIFLILNLTLGLFNLIPIPPLDGSHILESILPPQIAEAYAQIRPFGFLILIALMWTTPIFSWIFLPIFQLVLSLLY from the coding sequence TTGGAAAATCTATTTAGTATTCCGCCCGGAGAAATTCTACTTTGGTTCGTCGTCTTTTTGTTTTCTCTATCCTTTCATGAATCCGCCCATGCCTGGACTTCATACAAATTTGGAGATGATACAGGGCGACTGCAAGGCAGAATTACCATGAACCCTATCGCTCATATCGATCCAATTGGCACGATTCTTTTGCCGTTGATGGGCTTTTTGAGTGGAGGAATCGCGATGTTTGGTTGGGCAAAGCCGGTTCAAACTAACCCACTATTATGGCGTGAGAAAACCAAGGCAAATATTTGCGTTTCGGGAGCTGGTCCAATTAGCAATTTTATCCTTGTAATTATCTCCTTCATTACCATTAAGGTTTTATTGATTGCCGGTTTGTTGCAACGGGGATATAAAGCCCCCTTCACATTCGTTACACCAGTATCAACGGATTCAACCCTACTTTATCCGGTTGCAACCATCTTATGTATTTTTTTAATTTTAAATTTAACCTTGGGATTGTTTAACTTAATTCCAATCCCCCCTTTGGATGGTAGTCACATTTTAGAAAGTATCCTGCCCCCGCAAATCGCAGAAGCCTATGCTCAAATTCGTCCATTTGGCTTTTTAATCCTCATTGCGTTGATGTGGACAACTCCGATATTCAGTTGGATTTTTTTACCAATATTTCAACTCGTTCTTTCACTACTTTATTGA
- a CDS encoding gluconolaconase has translation MSRPVIDKLSPGAGVEGGEVIISCSHFNFSTYSQVRVMFDGIETRPIGASPSRVIAPVPVNSFLEDGLVQISIESDGIESEPFDFIFGKKIADNLHPVANPAYDRDNGAIYTTLSGTRGQKVPVSVYKITPDGESEPFLTDLTNPTGLAFNPDGEMFITSRYDGTVYKITPFKESEAYVLNLGVATGIAFNREGRMFVGDRNGTIYSINEIGEATTFATLEPSMAAYHLAFGPDDYLYVTGPNISSFDSVMRINPLGEVSRFFTGLGRPQGLAFDKDGNLYVAASRQGQRGIVKITPNAEAELFIAGNAFVGLCFDDHGDMLIASNRELFRVPIGIAGYFPF, from the coding sequence ATGTCTCGACCGGTTATAGATAAACTGAGCCCTGGCGCTGGTGTTGAAGGCGGCGAAGTCATTATTTCATGTTCTCATTTCAATTTTTCCACTTACAGTCAGGTTCGGGTCATGTTTGATGGGATTGAGACACGCCCAATCGGGGCATCACCTTCCAGAGTTATCGCCCCCGTTCCGGTTAATTCCTTTTTGGAAGACGGGCTGGTTCAAATCAGTATTGAAAGCGATGGCATTGAAAGCGAACCGTTTGATTTCATTTTCGGTAAAAAGATTGCCGACAATTTACATCCGGTCGCTAACCCTGCATATGACCGTGACAATGGCGCAATCTACACAACCCTTTCAGGAACCCGCGGGCAAAAAGTTCCGGTTTCGGTATACAAAATCACTCCTGATGGAGAAAGCGAACCTTTTTTAACTGACCTAACCAACCCCACGGGTCTGGCGTTTAACCCGGATGGCGAGATGTTTATTACCAGCCGATATGACGGAACAGTTTATAAAATAACTCCATTTAAAGAGTCGGAAGCCTATGTGTTGAATTTAGGCGTAGCCACCGGTATCGCTTTCAATCGTGAAGGAAGGATGTTTGTCGGCGACCGTAACGGAACGATTTATTCAATCAACGAGATCGGCGAAGCAACCACCTTTGCAACTCTTGAACCCAGCATGGCAGCTTATCATCTGGCATTCGGGCCCGATGATTACCTCTACGTAACCGGCCCGAATATTTCAAGTTTCGATTCAGTTATGCGAATTAATCCGCTTGGCGAGGTCTCCAGGTTTTTCACAGGCTTAGGAAGGCCGCAAGGTTTAGCATTCGATAAAGATGGAAACCTTTATGTTGCCGCAAGCCGACAAGGACAACGTGGAATAGTTAAAATTACTCCCAATGCCGAAGCCGAACTATTTATTGCCGGAAACGCCTTCGTCGGACTGTGTTTCGATGACCACGGGGATATGCTCATTGCATCGAATCGTGAATTGTTCAGAGTCCCAATTGGAATTGCTGGCTACTTTCCTTTCTAA